One Pseudomonas sp. FP1742 genomic window carries:
- the argH gene encoding argininosuccinate lyase: MSTDKTNQSWGGRFSEPVDAFVARFTASVTFDQRLYRHDIMGSIAHATMLAKVGVLTDAERDSIIDGLKTIQGEIEAGQFDWRIDLEDVHMNIEARLTDRIGVTGKKLHTGRSRNDQVATDIRLWLRDEIDLILSEITRLQKGLLEQAEREAGSIMPGFTHLQTAQPVTFGHHMLAWFEMLSRDYERLVDCRKRTNRMPLGSAALAGTTYPIDREYTAQLLGFDAVGGNSLDNVSDRDFAIEFCSAASIAMMHLSRFSEELVLWTSAQFQFIDLPDRFCTGSSIMPQKKNPDVPELVRGKTGRVFGALMGLLTLMKGQPLAYNKDNQEDKEPLFDAADTLRDSLRAFADMIPAIKPKHAMMREAALRGFSTATDLADYLVRRGLPFRDCHEIVGHAVKYGVDSGKDLAEMSLEELRKFSDQIEQDVFAVLTLEGSVNARDHIGGTAPAQVKAAVARGQALLASR; the protein is encoded by the coding sequence ATGAGCACTGACAAGACCAATCAGTCCTGGGGCGGCCGCTTCAGTGAACCCGTCGACGCCTTCGTCGCCCGCTTCACCGCCTCCGTCACCTTCGACCAGCGCCTGTATCGCCACGACATCATGGGTTCGATCGCCCACGCCACCATGCTGGCCAAGGTCGGCGTGCTGACCGATGCCGAGCGCGACAGCATCATCGATGGCCTCAAGACCATCCAGGGGGAAATCGAGGCCGGCCAGTTCGACTGGCGCATCGACCTCGAAGACGTGCACATGAACATCGAGGCGCGCCTGACCGACCGCATCGGCGTGACCGGTAAAAAACTGCATACCGGCCGCAGCCGTAACGACCAGGTGGCCACCGACATCCGCCTGTGGTTGCGTGACGAAATCGACCTGATCCTGAGCGAAATCACCCGCCTGCAGAAAGGCTTGCTGGAGCAGGCCGAGCGCGAAGCCGGCAGCATCATGCCGGGCTTCACGCACCTGCAAACCGCGCAGCCGGTGACCTTCGGGCACCACATGCTGGCCTGGTTCGAAATGCTCAGCCGCGACTACGAGCGTCTGGTGGACTGCCGCAAGCGGACCAACCGCATGCCGCTGGGCAGCGCCGCGCTGGCCGGCACCACCTACCCGATCGACCGCGAGTACACCGCACAACTGCTGGGCTTCGACGCTGTCGGCGGTAACTCCCTGGATAACGTGTCCGATCGCGACTTCGCCATCGAATTCTGCTCGGCCGCGAGCATCGCGATGATGCACTTGTCGCGTTTCTCCGAAGAGCTGGTGCTGTGGACCAGCGCCCAGTTCCAATTCATCGATCTGCCTGACCGTTTCTGCACCGGCAGCTCGATCATGCCGCAAAAGAAGAACCCGGATGTGCCGGAGCTGGTTCGCGGCAAGACTGGCCGGGTGTTCGGCGCTCTGATGGGCCTGCTGACCCTGATGAAAGGCCAGCCCCTGGCCTACAACAAGGACAACCAGGAAGACAAGGAACCGCTGTTCGACGCCGCCGACACCCTGCGCGACTCGCTGCGGGCCTTTGCCGACATGATCCCGGCGATCAAGCCCAAGCACGCGATGATGCGCGAAGCAGCCCTGCGCGGTTTCTCGACCGCCACCGACCTGGCCGACTACCTGGTACGCCGCGGCTTGCCGTTCCGTGATTGCCACGAGATCGTTGGCCACGCGGTGAAATACGGCGTGGACAGCGGCAAGGACCTGGCGGAAATGAGCCTGGAAGAACTGCGCAAGTTCAGCGACCAGATCGAGCAGGACGTGTTTGCCGTGCTGACCCTGGAAGGCTCGGTTAATGCCCGTGACCATATCGGCGGGACCGCGCCGGCACAGGTCAAGGCTGCCGTGGCTCGCGGCCAGGCGTTACTCGCCAGCCGCTGA
- a CDS encoding glutathione S-transferase family protein — MLKLYGFCVSNYYNMVKLALLEKGLSFEEVPFYPGSSPESLAISPRGKVPVLGVEQGFVNETSVILEYLEQSQKGTPLLPSEPFERAQALALAKEIELYIELPARACYPEAFFGMSVPEAIKDKTKAELLLGFASLGRHGKFAPYVAGDRLSIADLYFLYSVPMACAVAQKLFDIDPLAEMPAAKALLERLGQNPNVQRIAADKDAAMPAFLAMIASKK; from the coding sequence ATGCTCAAGCTTTATGGATTTTGCGTCAGCAACTACTACAACATGGTCAAGCTGGCGTTGCTGGAGAAGGGACTGTCGTTTGAAGAAGTGCCGTTTTACCCAGGCTCCAGCCCCGAGTCGCTGGCCATCAGCCCGCGCGGCAAGGTTCCGGTACTGGGCGTCGAGCAGGGTTTCGTCAACGAAACCAGCGTGATTCTCGAGTACCTCGAGCAGAGCCAGAAAGGCACACCGCTGCTGCCGAGCGAGCCCTTCGAGCGAGCGCAGGCGCTGGCTTTGGCCAAGGAAATCGAGTTGTACATCGAACTGCCGGCGCGCGCCTGCTACCCCGAAGCGTTTTTCGGCATGTCAGTGCCGGAAGCGATCAAGGACAAGACCAAGGCCGAGTTGCTGCTGGGGTTCGCCTCACTGGGCAGGCACGGCAAGTTCGCCCCTTACGTGGCGGGCGACCGTCTCAGTATTGCGGATTTGTATTTCCTGTACAGCGTGCCGATGGCCTGTGCCGTGGCGCAGAAGCTGTTCGATATCGATCCGTTGGCTGAGATGCCGGCGGCCAAGGCGCTGCTGGAGCGTCTGGGGCAGAATCCGAACGTGCAGCGAATTGCGGCGGACAAGGACGCAGCAATGCCCGCGTTTCTGGCGATGATCGCGTCGAAGAAGTAG
- a CDS encoding TIGR02647 family protein gives MSLTPELVAELEILALFNLDSSQEGLKIHQTAAPKAIAAAQRLFEKELITQPDGGYLTSLGRDAAQNVQTVLTILSVQETA, from the coding sequence ATGTCGCTTACCCCTGAGCTGGTTGCCGAACTGGAAATCCTCGCACTCTTCAACCTGGACAGTTCCCAGGAAGGTTTGAAAATTCATCAGACCGCTGCCCCCAAAGCCATTGCCGCCGCACAAAGACTGTTCGAGAAAGAATTGATCACCCAGCCCGATGGCGGTTATCTGACCAGCCTGGGGCGTGACGCCGCACAAAATGTGCAGACCGTTCTCACCATTCTGTCCGTCCAGGAAACTGCCTGA
- a CDS encoding class I adenylate cyclase has translation MTRTHEIRPDLDEGIDRKVLSQLRARFLKLNEGRMARALEGLSTRQQTVLTLLPLFFHVNHPLLPGYVSGSTPAGLSNYEPDTNTLAEAQRLTRSFSYKPRHGSNPPRPIHGLFLMGSLGTLAQADQSDMDVWVCHGPDLSESELTELRKKCQLLEIWAASQGAEAHFFLIDPARFVLGERDTQLSSEDCGTTQHYLLLDEFYRTAIWLAGRTPIWWLVPVYEEAAYNRYTHTLLSKRFIRADETLDLGHLAYIPPGEFIGAGLWQLFKGIESPYKSVLKLLLTEVYASEHPKVHCLSLRYKQAVFANRLDLDELDPYMVVYRRIEEYLTARGEPERLELVRRALYLKVNRKLTGNSGRTQSWQRSLLERLAHEWHWDQRQLALLDSRSQWKVRQVSAERRALVGELNYSYRFLTQFARNEQTVSLINKRDLNVLGRRLYAAFERKADKVEFINPGIAPDLAEDTLTLVQAPNKREPGQTQWGLYNGSLTAHEWEHFAPIKRSRQLLELLTWCHRNGVIDSSTRLALHPGTSDLSEFELFNLLGSLQQSIALPLATVAEEPLLRASVPSEILILVNVGIDPLKHHRDLNILMTTERTDSLSYAGVRENLVLTLDQVTLNSWNEVLVSRFDGPHALLDCLRDYLNNLPDGPQQPKLRVRCFCHNRAQFIARRVEEILDTAQNLLLSKLNHRYLIQVQQHYHVLELVPGQVNHVALDTLPALFDYLSEELASYSPLHLDPMALEDHDLALILPMGQPDCVQVFYRINEHLADLYVLDEFNALWQQRLPYHDEQSLLVPLQRFLQSIQYRRDALLPMDAAQPLSLETLYYQLLPSGSARARRVEARPAPKTPVNKPFYDVQAIVGKAAPGQVQVTLYCNQREFSELEHGDQLFSVVAREIVEQRRETERYRCYITDLDLSGLLGDGQSSSQLYLRYKADLERALNEALEQV, from the coding sequence ATGACCCGCACCCATGAAATCCGCCCCGATCTGGACGAGGGAATCGACCGCAAGGTTCTCAGTCAGCTGCGCGCCCGTTTTCTGAAACTCAACGAGGGCCGCATGGCCCGCGCCCTGGAAGGATTGTCGACCCGCCAGCAAACGGTGCTGACCCTGTTGCCGCTGTTTTTCCACGTCAATCATCCGCTGTTGCCGGGTTACGTTTCGGGTAGCACCCCGGCCGGGTTGTCGAATTACGAACCCGACACCAACACCCTCGCCGAAGCCCAACGCCTGACCCGTTCGTTTTCCTACAAGCCGCGCCATGGCAGCAATCCGCCGCGGCCGATTCACGGCCTGTTCCTGATGGGCAGCCTCGGCACCCTGGCCCAGGCCGACCAGAGCGATATGGACGTGTGGGTCTGTCACGGCCCGGACTTGAGCGAAAGCGAGCTCACCGAACTGCGCAAAAAATGCCAGTTGCTGGAAATCTGGGCCGCCAGCCAGGGTGCCGAGGCGCATTTTTTCCTGATCGATCCGGCCCGCTTCGTGCTCGGCGAGCGCGATACGCAGTTGAGCTCGGAAGACTGTGGCACCACCCAGCACTATCTGCTGCTGGACGAGTTCTACCGCACCGCGATCTGGCTGGCCGGACGCACTCCCATCTGGTGGTTGGTGCCGGTTTATGAAGAGGCCGCGTACAACCGTTACACCCACACGCTGCTTTCCAAGCGTTTCATCCGTGCCGACGAAACCCTGGACCTGGGGCATCTGGCGTACATCCCGCCGGGGGAATTCATCGGCGCCGGGCTCTGGCAGTTGTTCAAAGGCATCGAGTCACCATACAAATCGGTGCTCAAACTGCTGCTGACCGAGGTCTATGCCAGCGAGCACCCCAAGGTCCATTGCCTGAGCCTGCGTTACAAACAGGCGGTGTTTGCCAATCGGCTGGACCTCGATGAGCTGGACCCGTACATGGTGGTTTACCGGCGCATCGAGGAATACCTCACGGCCCGGGGCGAACCGGAGCGGCTGGAGCTGGTACGCCGCGCGCTGTACCTGAAAGTCAATCGCAAGCTCACCGGCAATAGCGGTCGCACCCAGAGCTGGCAGCGTTCGTTGCTTGAGCGCCTGGCCCACGAATGGCATTGGGATCAGCGTCAGTTGGCGTTGCTCGACAGCCGCAGCCAGTGGAAAGTCCGCCAGGTCAGTGCCGAACGCCGGGCCTTGGTCGGCGAACTGAATTACAGCTACCGTTTCCTGACACAGTTTGCCCGCAACGAGCAAACCGTCAGCCTGATCAACAAACGCGACCTCAATGTGCTGGGCAGGCGGCTGTACGCGGCCTTCGAGCGCAAGGCCGACAAGGTCGAATTCATCAACCCGGGCATCGCCCCCGACCTGGCCGAAGACACCCTGACGCTGGTGCAAGCCCCGAACAAGAGAGAACCTGGGCAAACCCAATGGGGTTTGTACAATGGCAGCCTGACCGCCCACGAGTGGGAGCACTTCGCGCCGATCAAGCGCAGCCGCCAGTTACTGGAACTGCTCACCTGGTGCCACCGTAACGGCGTGATCGACAGCAGCACCCGCCTGGCCCTGCACCCCGGCACCAGCGATTTGAGCGAGTTCGAACTGTTCAACCTGCTCGGCAGCCTGCAACAAAGCATCGCCCTGCCCCTGGCCACCGTCGCCGAAGAGCCTTTGCTGCGTGCCAGCGTGCCGAGCGAAATACTGATTCTGGTGAACGTCGGCATCGATCCGCTCAAGCACCATCGCGACCTGAACATCCTGATGACTACCGAGCGCACCGACTCCCTGAGCTACGCCGGTGTGCGGGAAAACCTGGTGCTGACCCTGGATCAGGTCACGCTCAATAGCTGGAACGAGGTGCTGGTCAGCCGCTTTGACGGCCCCCACGCCCTGCTCGACTGCCTGCGCGATTACCTCAACAACCTGCCCGACGGGCCACAGCAACCCAAGCTGCGGGTACGTTGCTTCTGCCACAACCGCGCGCAATTCATTGCCCGACGGGTCGAAGAAATTCTCGATACCGCGCAAAACCTGCTGCTGAGCAAACTCAATCATCGTTACCTGATTCAGGTCCAGCAGCATTACCACGTGCTGGAGCTGGTGCCCGGCCAGGTCAATCACGTGGCCCTCGACACGCTGCCGGCACTGTTTGACTACCTCAGTGAAGAACTGGCCAGCTACAGCCCGCTGCATCTGGACCCGATGGCGCTGGAAGACCACGACTTGGCGCTGATCCTGCCCATGGGGCAACCCGACTGCGTTCAGGTGTTCTACCGGATCAACGAACACCTGGCGGATCTGTATGTGCTGGATGAGTTCAATGCCTTGTGGCAGCAGCGCTTGCCCTATCACGACGAACAAAGCCTGCTGGTACCGCTGCAACGTTTCCTGCAATCGATCCAGTACCGGCGCGACGCCTTGCTGCCGATGGATGCCGCCCAGCCGCTGAGCCTGGAGACTTTGTATTACCAGTTGTTGCCTTCAGGCTCTGCGCGGGCACGTCGGGTCGAAGCCCGTCCGGCGCCGAAGACCCCGGTCAACAAACCGTTCTACGACGTGCAAGCGATCGTCGGCAAAGCCGCACCGGGGCAGGTGCAGGTCACGTTGTATTGCAATCAGCGGGAATTTTCAGAGTTGGAACATGGCGACCAACTGTTCAGCGTGGTTGCCCGGGAAATCGTCGAGCAGCGCCGCGAGACCGAACGCTATCGCTGCTACATCACCGACCTGGACCTGTCGGGCCTGCTCGGTGATGGTCAGAGTTCAAGCCAGTTGTATCTGCGCTACAAGGCCGACCTGGAGCGCGCATTGAACGAGGCGCTCGAGCAGGTCTGA
- the rnk gene encoding nucleoside diphosphate kinase regulator: MTAPSITLTRLDVQRLERLIDSLDDTLPGVIALQTELDRADTLVGHEEVPADVVTMNSKVHCREESSGKDYHLTLVYPKDANADEGKISILAPVGSALLGLKVGQHIDWPAPGGKTLKLTLLAVESQPANGGDFPE, translated from the coding sequence ATGACCGCACCTTCCATCACCCTTACCCGTCTGGACGTGCAACGTCTGGAGCGCCTGATCGACAGCCTGGATGACACGCTGCCGGGCGTTATCGCGCTGCAAACCGAACTGGATCGCGCCGATACCCTGGTCGGTCACGAAGAGGTGCCAGCCGATGTCGTGACCATGAATTCTAAAGTGCATTGCCGTGAAGAGAGCAGTGGCAAGGACTATCACCTGACCCTGGTCTATCCCAAGGATGCCAACGCCGACGAAGGCAAGATTTCCATTCTGGCACCGGTCGGCAGCGCCCTGCTGGGTCTCAAGGTCGGTCAGCACATTGACTGGCCAGCGCCGGGTGGCAAAACCCTGAAACTGACCTTGCTGGCAGTCGAGTCGCAACCGGCCAATGGTGGCGACTTTCCGGAATAA
- a CDS encoding DUF1289 domain-containing protein: MIQPAPVRPPKPLYSNVSPAVPSPCSGVCRLDEQKVCLGCFRHVEDIREWRSADDERRRVICAQALQRKSPA; the protein is encoded by the coding sequence GTGATCCAGCCTGCACCCGTTCGCCCGCCCAAACCGCTCTATAGCAACGTCAGCCCGGCCGTGCCTTCGCCGTGCAGCGGTGTGTGCCGGCTGGACGAGCAAAAGGTTTGCCTGGGTTGTTTTCGGCATGTCGAGGACATCCGCGAATGGCGCTCGGCTGATGATGAGCGGCGCCGGGTGATTTGCGCCCAAGCCCTCCAGCGTAAATCACCCGCCTGA
- the cyaY gene encoding iron donor protein CyaY — protein MSLTEARFHDLVDSTQQALEDVFDESGLDIDLESSAGVLTVKFENGSQLIFSRQEPLRQLWLAAVSGGFHFDYDEESERWMCDKSEEQLGEMLERIVKQQADVELEFEGL, from the coding sequence ATGAGTTTGACCGAAGCCCGTTTCCACGATCTGGTTGATTCCACCCAGCAAGCGCTGGAGGATGTTTTTGACGAGAGTGGCCTGGATATCGATCTGGAGAGCTCGGCCGGTGTGCTAACCGTCAAGTTTGAAAACGGCAGCCAGTTGATCTTCAGTCGTCAGGAACCGTTGCGGCAATTGTGGTTGGCGGCGGTGTCGGGTGGCTTCCACTTCGATTACGACGAAGAGAGCGAGCGCTGGATGTGCGACAAGAGTGAAGAGCAGTTGGGCGAGATGCTCGAGCGCATCGTCAAGCAGCAAGCCGACGTCGAACTCGAATTCGAGGGTCTGTGA
- a CDS encoding lipoprotein — translation MKRLISSLAALVAVACLVSACGQKGPLYLPDENQDPAEQAKSSQQSPSKAHKHDVYQ, via the coding sequence ATGAAGCGCCTGATCTCTTCCCTTGCTGCGCTCGTCGCGGTCGCCTGCCTGGTCTCGGCCTGTGGTCAAAAAGGCCCGCTGTACCTGCCTGATGAAAACCAGGATCCTGCAGAGCAAGCCAAGTCGTCGCAACAGTCTCCGTCGAAAGCACACAAGCACGACGTCTACCAATAA
- the lysA gene encoding diaminopimelate decarboxylase — MDAFNYRDGELFAEGVALSAIAERFGTPTYVYSRAHIEAQYLAYADALAGTPHLVCFAVKANSNLGVLNVLARLGAGFDIVSRGELERVLAAGGSADKIVFSGVGKTRDDMRRALEVGVHCFNVESTDELERLQVVAAELGVRAPISLRVNPDVDAGTHPYISTGLKENKFGIAIADAEDVYVRAAQLPNLEVVGVDCHIGSQLTTLPPFIDALDRLLGLVDRLGDCGIYLRHIDLGGGLGVRYRDEEPPLAADYIKAVRERLDGRDLALVFEPGRFIVANAGLLLTQVEYLKHTEHKDFAIVDAAMNDLIRPALYQAWMDVTAVRPRNSAARAYDIVGPICETGDFLAKDRQLALEEGDLLAVHSAGAYGFVMSSNYNTRGRAAEVLVDGDQAFEVRRRETVAELFAGESLLPE, encoded by the coding sequence ATGGACGCTTTTAACTACCGTGACGGTGAGCTGTTCGCGGAAGGGGTTGCCCTGTCCGCCATCGCCGAACGCTTTGGTACACCGACCTACGTCTACTCCCGCGCCCACATCGAAGCCCAGTACCTGGCTTACGCCGATGCGCTGGCCGGCACGCCGCATCTGGTCTGCTTTGCGGTCAAGGCCAACTCCAACCTGGGTGTACTGAATGTCCTGGCGCGTCTGGGCGCCGGTTTCGACATCGTTTCCCGTGGCGAGCTGGAACGTGTACTGGCCGCTGGCGGCAGCGCCGACAAGATCGTGTTCTCCGGTGTCGGCAAGACCCGTGACGACATGCGTCGTGCGCTGGAAGTCGGTGTGCACTGCTTCAACGTCGAATCCACCGATGAGCTTGAACGTCTGCAAGTGGTGGCCGCCGAACTGGGCGTTCGCGCGCCGATCTCGTTGCGCGTCAACCCGGACGTCGATGCCGGCACTCACCCGTACATCTCCACCGGTCTCAAAGAGAACAAGTTCGGCATTGCCATCGCCGACGCCGAAGACGTGTACGTGCGCGCCGCGCAACTGCCCAACCTGGAAGTGGTCGGCGTCGATTGCCACATCGGCTCGCAACTGACCACCCTGCCGCCCTTCATCGATGCCCTTGACCGCCTGTTGGGCCTGGTCGACCGCCTCGGCGATTGCGGCATCTACCTGCGTCACATCGATCTCGGTGGCGGTCTGGGCGTGCGTTATCGCGATGAAGAGCCGCCGTTGGCTGCCGACTACATCAAAGCCGTGCGCGAACGTCTTGACGGCCGTGACTTGGCGCTGGTGTTCGAGCCGGGCCGTTTCATCGTTGCCAACGCCGGCCTGCTGCTGACCCAGGTCGAGTACCTCAAGCACACCGAACACAAAGACTTTGCCATCGTCGACGCCGCCATGAACGACCTGATCCGCCCGGCGCTGTATCAAGCCTGGATGGACGTCACCGCCGTGCGCCCGCGCAACAGCGCCGCTCGCGCCTACGACATCGTCGGCCCGATCTGCGAAACCGGCGATTTCCTGGCCAAGGATCGTCAGCTGGCGCTGGAAGAAGGCGACCTGCTGGCCGTGCATTCGGCTGGCGCCTACGGGTTTGTCATGAGCTCCAACTACAACACCCGCGGCCGTGCCGCCGAAGTGTTGGTGGACGGTGACCAGGCCTTTGAAGTGCGTCGCCGCGAGACGGTAGCCGAGTTGTTTGCCGGCGAAAGCCTGCTGCCGGAGTAA
- the dapF gene encoding diaminopimelate epimerase → MLLRFTKMHGLGNDFMVLDLVSQHAHILPKHAKQWGDRHTGIGFDQLLIVEAPSNPDVDFRYRIFNADGSEVEQCGNGARCFARFVLDKRLTAKRQIRVETKSGIIELDIRNDGQISVNMGAPRLVPAEIPFEAPSQALSYQVDVDGTVVELAAVSMGNPHAVLRVSDINKAPVHELGPKIEHHPRFPARVNVGFLQVIDRNRAQLRVWERGAGETQACGTGACAAAVAAISQGWMDSPLLIDLPGGRLSIEWAGPGQPVMMTGPAVRVYEGQVRL, encoded by the coding sequence ATGCTGCTGCGTTTTACCAAGATGCACGGCCTGGGCAACGACTTCATGGTCCTCGACCTGGTCAGCCAGCACGCGCACATCCTGCCCAAGCATGCCAAGCAATGGGGCGATCGGCACACCGGCATCGGGTTCGACCAGTTGCTGATCGTCGAGGCGCCCAGCAACCCGGATGTGGATTTCCGCTATCGGATCTTCAACGCCGATGGCTCCGAGGTGGAACAGTGCGGCAACGGTGCGCGCTGCTTCGCCCGCTTCGTGCTCGACAAGCGCCTGACCGCCAAACGGCAGATTCGCGTCGAGACCAAAAGCGGCATCATCGAACTGGACATCCGCAACGATGGCCAGATCAGCGTCAACATGGGCGCCCCGCGCCTGGTGCCGGCCGAGATTCCGTTCGAAGCCCCGAGCCAGGCCCTGAGCTATCAGGTCGACGTCGACGGTACCGTGGTCGAACTGGCGGCGGTGTCCATGGGTAACCCCCATGCCGTGTTGCGGGTCAGCGACATCAACAAAGCACCGGTGCATGAACTGGGGCCGAAAATCGAACATCACCCGCGCTTCCCGGCACGGGTCAACGTCGGTTTTCTCCAGGTCATCGACCGGAACCGCGCGCAGTTGCGCGTCTGGGAACGTGGCGCCGGGGAAACCCAGGCCTGCGGCACCGGCGCTTGCGCAGCTGCAGTGGCTGCGATCAGCCAGGGGTGGATGGATTCGCCGCTATTGATCGACCTGCCTGGCGGGCGCCTGTCCATTGAGTGGGCAGGCCCAGGCCAACCGGTCATGATGACCGGCCCGGCAGTGCGCGTTTATGAAGGACAAGTGCGTCTTTGA